A genomic stretch from Vanrija pseudolonga chromosome 6, complete sequence includes:
- the rqh1 gene encoding ATP-dependent DNA helicase hus2/rqh1, whose protein sequence is MITKRLNELKAAIAARSQAPSSGGSRVATPSHQPPPASYPTPSTDPIQRSRSDLPPSDPPSYSSSGPSAARPRTPVRRQPEAGPSRHVFVPSSPPPAFDDEDIAMAEAADEWDDAPHELVPSSTPPRAARPPQSSGNVIDSSAALAEFDDLDMAQVFSSPDRGPPPRHIPSSPRPADSSPLRGPALPSSQQNMAPTKTVKVDIKYSWSDEVQQKLRQVFKLPSFRENQREAINETLAGRDVFILMPTGGGKSLTYQLPAVCSGGKTKGVTFVISPLISLMNDQTRHLIKLNIPAIAYTGEMSTADKKIAHDELGRSKPYTKVVYVTPEMLTKGGRIKSIIRDLISRNQLARFVIDEAHCVSQWGHDFRSDYLRLGELRQDYPTVPIMALTATAPNKVQDDIIRVLGIKGCTKLAQSFNRPNLFYEIRPKAKNVLADIAGFIGTQGGGSSGIIYCSSREKCEVVARELRDTYKLRAWHYHAGMPNGDRKKIQEGWQDHKFEIIVATVAFGMGIDKPDSSFTTLFLAPWKATTKRQGELAVMAIPPSVFCSAFHMIDKDKDLDYAQKERQKEAMWSVIRFCDNRADCRRTAVLAFFNEKFNPALCRQTCDVCLNSEKDKLVRRDVTDGARQVIQMMQAFDRKDRITILNAATCFRGVSGAAAKRLDSNQYFGVGKDWTREDAERLIQAVLMDRGLSEFHTSNKAGWSNSYLMLGPDAKAYLNGHKKLVLDFEAEKSKGNKRKASDAQPRKVPKSQTLSRTGNKSKQLVSLEDEFDNSPWGDTDNDEDPIVDGDDDEIQLIDNPKKYKASTGAALRASGTNGASGAKEPKDVELEEALRKILERDEKGGQRKVVKTLLDRLVKEKPRDLAALQSTKGVSPALYKDSFPDPRKESFLLRWRRNERSRTDGILTDQHPLLLL, encoded by the exons ATGATTACCAAACGTCtcaacgagctcaaggccgcaATCGCAGCCCGCTCGCAGGCGCCATCCAGCGGCGGCAGTCGGGTGGCAACACCTAGTCAccagccaccaccggcgTCATATCCCACCCCGAGTACAGACCCCATCCAACGATCAAGATCAGACCTCCCTCCCTCCGATCCTCCATCTTACTCTTCCTCCGGTCCATCCGCTGCCCGCCCTCGTACACCTGTTCGCCGGCAACCCGAGGCAGGACCATCTCGACATGTGTTCGTCCCCAGCTCTCCGCCCCCCGCTTTCGACGACGAAGATATTGCAATGGCAGAGGCTGCCGACGAGTGGGACGATGCGCCCCATGAGCTGGTACCTTCGTCTACGCCGCCTCGGGCAGCGCGTCCACCCCAATCATCTGGAAACGTCATCGACAGTTCGGCAGCGCTCGCCGAGttcgacgacctcgacatgGCTCAGGTGTTCTCATCACCAGATCGCGGTCCCCCACCACGACACATTCCATCGTCTCCTCGTCCCGCAGATTCTTCCCCACTACGGGGCCCGGCCCTCCCGTCTAGCCAGCAGAACATGGCACCGACGAAAACAGTCAAGGTTGATATCAAGTACTCGTGGAGCGACGAAGTGCAACAAAAGTTGCGGCAGGTGTTCAAGCTTCCGTCCTTCCGGGAAAACCAGAGGGAGGCGATCAACGAGACGCTGGCGGGCCGGGATG TCTTCATCTTGATGCCGACTGGAGGTGGCAAGAGTCTCACTT ATCAGCTGCCTGCTGTCTGCTCGGGGGGCAAGACCAAGGGAGTCACCTTTGTCATCTCGCCACTCATCTCCCTGATGAATGATCAGACGCGGCACCTTATCAAGCTCAATATCCCGGCCATTGCTTATACTGGCGAAATGAGTACGGCGGATAAAAAAATTGcccacgacgagcttggccgaAGCAAGCCGTACACCAAGGTGGTGTACGTGACGCCAGAGATGCTCACCAAGGGTGGGCGGATCAAGTCTATCATCCGCGATCTCATCAGCCGCAATCAATTGGCACGCTTCGTCATTGACGAAGCGCACTGTGTGAGCCAGTGGGGCCACGATTTCCGCTCAGACT ACCTGCGActtggcgagctgcggcAAGACTACCCAACGGTGCCAATCATGGCGTTAaccgccaccgccccgaACAAGGTGCAAGACGACATCATCCGTGTCCTCGGTATCAAGGGCTGCACAAAGCTGGCACAGTCCTTCAACCGGCCCAACCTCTTCTACGAGATCCGCCCCAAGGCGAAGAATGTGCTCGCTGATATCGCGGGCTTCATTGGGACCCAGGGCGGGGGTTCCAGTGGTATTATCTACTGCTCCTCCCGGGAGAAGTGTGAAGTCGTTGCCAGGGAGTTGCGTGACACGTACAAACTTCGAGCGTGGCATTATCATGCCGGAATGCCAAACGGGGATCGCAAGAAGATCCAGGAAGGGTGGCAAGATCACAAGTTTGAGATTATTGTCGCAACG GTGGCATTTGGTATGGG CATTGACAAGCCTGAC TCGTCATTCACCACTCTCTTCCTCGCTCCCTGGAAGGCTACTACCAAGAGAcagggcgagctggccgtgATGGCCATCCCTCCGTCTGTGTTTTGT TCTGCCTTCCACATGatcgacaaggacaaggacctcGACTATGCCCAGAAGGAGCGGCAAAAGGAGGCCATGTGGTCAGTCATCAGATTCTGCGACAACCGGGCCGACTGTCGGCGCACCGCCGTTCTTGCCTTCTTCAACGAGAAGTTCAATCCAGCGCTCTGCCGGCAGACCTGCGATGTCTGCCTCAACTCTGAAAAAGACAAGTTGGTCCGAAGGGATGTCACCGACGGAGCAAGGCAGGTCATTCAGATGATGCAGGCCTTTGATCGCAAAGACCGCATCACTATCCTCAATGCCGCCACCTGCTTCCGCGGCGTTTCCGGGGCCGCAGCCAAGAGGCTCGATTCGAACCAGTACTTTGGCGTTGGCAAGGACTGGACTCGTGAAGATGCGGAGCGGCTGATTCAAGCTGTGCTTATGGACCGTGGTCTGTCCGAGTTCCACACATCGAATAAGGCTGGGTGGAGCAACTCGTATCTAATG CTTGGgcccgacgccaaggcctACTTGAATGGCCACAAGAAGCTTGTGCTCGATTTTGAGGCCGAGAAATCAAAGGGCAACAAGAGGAAAGCTTCAGATGCTCAGCCTCGCAAGGTTCCAAAATCGCAAACCCTCAGCCGAACGGGCAACAAGAGCAAGCAATTGGTCTCCTTGGAGGACGAATTCGACAACTCGCCCTGGGGTGACACTGATAACGACGAGGATCCGATCgttgatggcgacgacgacgagattcAGTTGATCGACAACCCCAAGAAGTACAAGGCTTCAACTGGTGCTGCGCTCAGGGCCAGCGGGACAAACGGGGCGAGTGGGGCCAAGGAGCCAAAAGATGTAGAGCTGGAAGAGGCCCTGCGCAAGATTCTAGAACGTGACGAG AAGGGCGGGCAACGCAAGGTGGTCAAGACCCTGCTTGATCGCCTGGTCAAAGAGAAGCCGCGAG ACCTGGCCGCTCTGCAGAGTACAAAGGGTGTCTCGCCTGCACTGTACAAG GACTCTTTCCCTGACCCGAGAAAAGAAAGCTTCCTCCTCCGCTGGAGGCGCAACGAGCGCTCCCGCACGGACGGCATTCTCACTGACCAACATCCGCTCCTACTCTTATGA
- the rqh1 gene encoding uncharacterized protein, producing MAVTPREGSGPPPLPSNNLAEMRARMGVSSAKPTLLEIAASKPSFKLAKNGESSTSHPSLTLKRESFSEIPYGMSTSTGSPTRVGPARPSSQLFTPSSDSGRATPNQSGTRSYPPELDSYSLEKLNAMVMSNQEKKINLLEQQQNGGDDEDDDPQTTKLLLHVPRVW from the exons ATGGCCGTCACGCCTCGCGAGGGCTCCGGCCCCCCTCCACTACCGTCCAACAACCTCGCCGAGATGCGAGCTCGCATGGGCGTTTCCTCTGCAAAGCCGACACTCCTGGAGATTGCCGCTTCAAAA CCTTCgttcaagctcgccaagaacGGCGAGTCGTCCACCTCGCACCCTTCCCTCACTCTCAAGAGGGAGT CGTTCAGTGAGATTCCCTACGGCATGTCCACGTCGACTGGGTCGCCGACCCGTGTTGGCCCTGCGAGGCCCTCGTCTCAGCTGTTCACGCCGTCATCAGACTCTGGGCGGGCGACCCCAAACCAGAGTGGAACGAGAAGCTATCCGCCCGAGCTGGACTCT TACTCTCTGGAAAAGCTGAACGCCATGGTCATGAGCAATCAAGAGAAGAAGATCAATCTGCTCGAACAGCAGCAGAAtgggggcgacgacgaagacgatgACCCGCAGACGACAAAGCTTTTACTGCACGTACCACGTGTCTGGTGA
- the SPAC25A8.03c gene encoding Protein arginine methyltransferase NDUFAF7, mitochondrial has translation MASISRRAMAEAVASSSARIRPLASSPAATAARCFLATPSRSLATSSAAAAPKKQLSGRGKERFNFNTSLSMTDDPDPDHVNFRLVSAAEVANYREPPTRVKMLVRDFIDDSLYNPHYGYFSKNVTIFTPPTASGYDFSSFRDQAAFQEAVAERYEAEYGGAGEGLSRQVWHTPTELFKPYFARALTSAILSQYKLNHFPHEDLIIYEVGAGNGSFMADTLSFLRDEHPEVFARTKYRIIEISAALAGAQQARAKKEGFPNIEVINQDVFKWQGGGDQPCFVIANEVFDNFAHDMIRYDMVTLQPHQAVVSIDRHGDFSLLYEPVTDPLLRRVLAYRRLLPPSTNTQPPLSKPMLASSTLRSVYSQMPFVPNLSPPDFIPTKAIAFLERMRDQLPRHRLLVSDFSELPDAVPGRNGPVVQTRYGTNMVPCETFLVKQGYFDIFFPTDFELLRDTYSLIMNSPSRRDEAPPPKEAKAKGKAQSRLGSEFFSSTGVRGFRRRSIGVYPQTEFIQKFGGKDIVQATRTRDGQSPMLGMYHNAKILF, from the exons ATGGCTTCTATATCACGCCGGGCCATGGCAGAAGCCGtggcctcgagcagcgcacGGATACGCCCGCTCGCATCGTCCCCAGCAGCAaccgctgctcgctgcttcCTCGCAACGCCCTCGCGATCcctcgcgacctcgagcgcggccgcagcgccgaAGAAGCAGCTCTCGGGCCGCGGCAAGGAGCGCTTCAACTTCAACACCTCGCTGTCGATGACTGATGACCCGGACCCGGAC CACGTGAACTTCCGCCTCGtgtcggcggccgaggtggccaaCTACCGCGAGCCACCTACGCGCGTCAAGATGCTCGTGCGCGACTTTATCGACGACAGCTTGTACAAT CCGCACTATGGCTACTTTTCTAAAAACGTGACCATCTtcacgccgcccacggcgTCAGGCTACGACTTCAGCAGTTTCCGTGACCAGGCGGCGTTCCAGGAGGCCGTGGCGGAGCGGTACGAGGCCGagtacggcggcgcgggcgagggcctCAGTCGGCAGGTGTGGCACACGCCGACCGAGCTCTTCAAGCCGTACTTTGCGCGGGCGCTCACGAGCGCTATTCTGAGCCAGTACAAGCTCAACCACTTCCCGCACGAGGACCTGATCATCtacgaggtcggcgcgggcaacGGCTCGTTCATGGCCGACACGCTCTCCTTCCTCCGGGACGAGCACCCCGAGGTGTTTGCGCGCACCAAGTACCGCATCATCGAGATCAgtgccgcgctcgctggcgcccAGCAGGCGCGCGCCAAGAAGGAAGGGTTCCCGAACATCGAGGTCATCAACCAGGACGTGTTCAAGTGGCAGGGCGGTGGAGACCAGCCGTGCTTTGTGATTGCGAACGAGGTGTTT GACAACTTTGCGCACGACATGATCCGCTACGACATGGTCACGCTGCAGCCTCACCAGGCCGTCGTGTCGATTGACAGGCATGGAGACTTCTCGCTACTCTACGAGCCAGTGACGGACCCGTTGCTGCGCCGAGTGCTCGCGTACCGGCGgttgctgccgccgagcaccaACACGCAGCCGCCGCTCAGCAAGCCGatgctcgcgtcgtcgacgctgcgATCGGTGTACTCGCAGATGCCGTTCGTGCCCAACCTCTCCCCGCCCGACTTCATCCCGACCAAGGCGATCGCGTTCCTCGAGCGCATGCGCGACCAGCTCCCGCGGCACCGGCTGCTCGTGTCCGACTTTTCAGAGCTGCCCGATGCCGTGCCCGGCCGCAACGGCCCAGTCGTGCAGACGCGCTACGGCACCAACATGGTGCCGTGCGAGACCTTCCTCGTCAAGCAGGGGTACTTTGACATCTTCTTCCCGACCGACTTTGAGCTCCTCCGCGACACGTATTCGCTCATCATGAACTCGCCGtcccggcgcgacgaggcacCGCCAcccaaggaggccaaggccaagggcaaggcgcaaagccgcctcggcagcgagtTCTTCTCGTCGACCGGCGTGCGCGGCTTCCGACGCCGCTCGATCGGCGTATACCCGCAGACCGAGTTTATCCAAAAGTTTGGCGGCAAGGATATTGTGCAGGCCACGAGGACGCGCGACGGACAGAGCCCAATGCTGGGCATGTACCACAACGCCAAGATTCTGTTTTGA
- the argx gene encoding putative argininosuccinate lyase, which translates to MAAEQDFTKRKLWGGRFTGSTDPLMHEFNQSLKYDQRMYAADVKGSIAFSKALLKAGIVNEHEQAEITRGLKEVEQEWANGTFAIQADDEDIHTANERRLSEIVGKDIGGKLHTGRSRNDQVATDMRIWLLDETAKVEGYLKDFLNVLVSRAEKEVDAILPGYTHLQRAQPVRWSHVLLSHASAFLNDLTRLREMVPRISVLPLGSAALAGNPYGLDRELLRQELGFQSIGENSMHAVSDRDFIIEWLQWASLLMIHMSRLAEDLIIYSTAEFGFVQLADAYSTGSSIMPQKKNPDSLELLRGKSGRIFGQMAGFMMSVKGIPSTYNKDLQEDKEPLFDGVDSVSASLRIAEGVIATLNINADKMAEALSMDLLATDIADYLVRKGVPFRETHHISGRSVALAEQRKVQISDLTMEDWKALSPHFTEDVFEVFNFENSVEKRNAIGGPARKMIQRQVDVARERIAGKN; encoded by the exons ATGGCTGCCGAGCAGGACTTTACCAAGCGCAAGCTCTGGGG CGGACGCTTCACCGGCTCGACCGACCCCCTCATGCACGAGTTCAACCAGTCGCTCAAGTATGACCAGCGCATGTACGCTGCCGACGTCAAGGGCTCGATCGCCTTCTCCAAGGCGCTCCTCAAGGCTGGCATCGTcaacgagcacgagcaggccgagatCACGCGCGGcctcaaggaggtcgagcaggagTGGGCCAACGGCACCTTTGCGatccaggccgacgacgaggacattcACACGGCCAACGAGCGCCGCCTGTCCGAGATTGTCGGCAAGGACATTGGCGGCAAGCTCCACACTGGTCGCTCCCGCAACGACCAGGTCGCGACCGACATGCGCATCTggctgctcgacgagacggccaaggtcgagggctACCTCAAGGACTTCCTCAACGTCCTCGTCTCGCGTGCTGAgaaggaggtcgacgccatccTCCCCGGCTACACCCACCTCCAG CGTGCCCAGCCCGTCCGCTGGTCGCAcgtcctcctctcgcacGCCTCGGCGTTCCTCAACGACCTGACCCGCCTGCGTGAGATGGTCCCGCGTATCTCGGTCCTTCCCCTCGGATCggcggccctcgccggcAACCCGTACGGCCTTGACCGTGAGCTCCTGCGCCAGGAGCTCGGCTTCCAGTCGATCGGCGAGAACTCGATGCACGCCGTCTCGGACCGCGACTTCATCATCGAGTGGCTCCAGTGGGCGTCGCTCCTCATGATCCACATGTCGCgtctcgccgaggacctgATCATCTACTCGACCGCCGAGTTTGGCTttgtccagctcgccgacgcctaCTCGACCGGCTCGTCCATCATGCCCCAGAAGAAGAAccccgactcgctcgagctcctccgcgGCAAGTCGGGCCGCATCTTCGGCCAGATGGCCGGCTTCATGATGTCGGTCAAGGGCATCCCCTCGACTTACAACAAGGACCTGcaggaggacaaggagccCCTGttcgacggcgtcgacagcgtgtcggcctcgctccgcatcgccgagggcgtcatCGCCACATTGAACATCAACGCCGACAagatggccgaggcgctctCCATGGACCTCCTCGCGACCGACATTGCCGACTACCTCGTCCGCAAGGGCGTGCCCTTCCGCGAGACGCACCACATCTCGGGCCGctcggtcgcgctcgccgagcagcgcaaaGTCCAGATCTCGGACCTCACCATGGAGGACTGGAAGGCCCTCTCGCCCCACTTCACCGAGGACGTGTTTGAGGTCTTCAACTTTGAGAACTCGGTCGAGAAGCGAAACGCCATTGGCGGCCCCGCGCGCAAGATGATCCAGCGCCAGGTCGACGTTGCCCGCGAGCGTATCGCCGGCAAGAACtag
- the ARG2 gene encoding Amino-acid acetyltransferase, mitochondrial yields the protein MHLQQEDEFGEEESDQEFILNILAASPSTRDSRGYMASFHPPTPEPAITLEAELPTAVPPAAVSAAEPDNQLVTQLLNPIVRRPALVKIQGPFTDHQLASIARGIHYLQKLGLVSVVVIDRDDIPPYESENAAAAEAQRTLVLRDVERVVHYLTKARAPARPILATVARLSEEGDVYVEAEGLDHVRRAVEDGEIPVLMPVALDQGCRSRRISANGVLCALAEAMSTSSEGSVPITAAPPGGRLDLTPVRLLIINREGGIPSYARYGLPHLSINLSSEFDYINRTFQPNWRQSHPTALSNLALADECLSHMPRTSSALIVSHRSPAALIANLITNKPAHSSSLPHALLEQSEGRITPDTPTLIRRGMPVRILRKMEDIDKAKLTTLMERSFNRVLNQDAYWARLEKDLDFVIVIGDYAAAAVVTHEGRDEGQDICYLDKFAVLPSHQGDGTVDFLWVALRDETYGLGLQDAANPSVGSLSGVGRGRDLVWRSRANNPVNKWYFERSNGFVICGTNKMFWCDAEQRMREIAQETGGLMRVVDPSESDRIAKWAPVIENIKSAWSD from the exons ATGCACCTGCAgcaggaggacgagtttggcgaGGAGGAAAGCGACCAG GAGTTCATCCTCAACATCCTCGCCgcgagcccgtcgacgcgcgaTTCGCGCGGGTACATGGCCTCGTTCCACCCCCCGACGCCCGAACCAGCCAtcacgctcgaggccgagctgccgaccgctgtgccgcccgccgccgtgtccgccgccgaACCAGACAACCAGCTGGTCACGCAGCTGCTCAACCCGATCGTGCGCCGCCCGGCGCTCGTCAAGATCCAAGGCCCGTTCACCGACCACCAGCTGGCGTCGATCGCGCGCGGGATCCACTACCTGCAGAAACTCGGCCTCgtgtccgtcgtcgtcattgaCCGCGACGACATCCCGCCATACGAGTCGGAGAATGCGGCCGCGGCAGAGGCGCAGCGCACTTTGGTGCTGcgtgacgtcgagcgcgtggtGCACTACCTCACCAAGGcgcgcgcccccgcccgcccgatCTTGGCCACCGTCGCGCGCCTGAGCGAAGAAGGCGACGTGtacgtcgaggccgaggggctCGACCatgtgcgccgcgccgtcgaggacggcgagatcCCCGTACTCATGcctgtcgcgctcgaccagggctgccgctcgcgccggaTCAGCGCAAACGGCGTGCTGTGTGCGCTGGCAGAAGCGatgagcacgagcagcgagGGGTCGGTCCCCATcactgctgcgccgcctggtGGCCGGCTGGATCTCACCCCCGTGCGCCTCCTCATCATCAaccgcgagggcggcatCCCGAGTTATGCGCGGTACGGGTTACCGCACCTGTCGATCAACCTGTCGTCCGAGTTTGACTACATCAACCGCACGTTCCAGCCCAACTGGCGGCAGTCGCACCCTACCGCGCTGTCCAACCTCGCGCTGGCAGACGAGTGCTTGAGCCACATgccgcgcacgtcgagcgccttgatCGTCAGCCACCGGTCGCCAGCGGCCCTGATCGCCAACCTCATCACCAACAAGCCGGCGCACTCGTCGTCTCTGCCacacgcgctcctcgagcagtCCGAGGGCCGCATcacgcccgacacgccgacgctcaTTCGCCGCGGCATGCCGGTTCGCATCCTGCGGAAGATGGAGGATatcgacaaggccaagctcacgACGCTCATGGAGCGCTCGTTCAACCGCGTGCTCAACCAGGACGCGTACTGGGCGCGATTGGAGAAGGACCTCGACTTTGTCATTGTCATTGGCGACtatgccgccgcggccgtggtCACCCacgagggccgcgacgagggccaGGATATCTGCTACCTCGACAAGTTTGCCGTGCTCCCCTCGCACCAGGGCGACGGCACCGTCGACTTCCTGTGGGTCGCGCTCCGCGACGAGACATACGGCCTGGGTCTGCAGGACGCCGCCAACCCCAGCGTCGGCTCGCTCAGCGgtgtcggccgcggccgcgacctcgtGTGGCGCAGCCGCGCAAACAACCCCGTCAACAAGTGGTACTTTGAGCGCTCGAACGGCTTCGTCATCTGCGGCACCAACAAGATGTTCTGgtgcgacgccgagcagcgcatGCGCGAGATTGCCCAGGAGACGGGCGGCCTCAtgcgtgtcgtcgaccccTCCGAGTCGGACCGCATCGCAAAGTGGGCCCCGGTGATTGAGAACATCAAGTCGGCGTGGTCCGACTAG
- the Prmt5 gene encoding Protein arginine N-methyltransferase 5, whose amino-acid sequence MPLRLPIAVVPRDIPKLPTKPHPAPSPLQAAIGEVISETDYDVVCLPLANDRWRERWDRLCLRPVDEEEDAMLDAYSSADSQAATERSQARADVDREADLWRREPSLRRDECNITRLEESQAVIALASDWLELDAPDEGIRFDSELGLRAEMAQALYLSLPVLVIPAPNLANRAFLPSYARAISNILQMGGQSAYTQISIRIPVSDPLEIIGQGPAGASNGEPRTHHRRVSSLSSRPSSMHQQQLNALGPLSAGGQPSGGYSNGGSRNVSGASAQTSGTHASGVSSKSMTHSAIQGDPSSTWEMWDCIRAMCGYNPRLTITLDLSNPLPPSVGALSRWTSEPVKHIWLPATAFIPNAKGFPVLSKACQAFIRGMTKQAPTFILSECEKVRHPSGGAAAYPQYVRHITSQPTTSGANISPQGPEEVANGYGDFLQAPLQPLMDDLGSATYDVFERDPVKYRQYEEAIYLAIVEKAAEGNDDLVIVIAGAGRGPLVACTLRALARAQLEARVYAVEKNPSAFTTLEERKALEWGHHVEIVFGDMRTLPVTDLADILVSELLGSFGDNELSPECIDGGMRFLKADGVSIPTSYTAHIAPISSSKLHHDVTQPSRAAGAAETPYVVMMQQVNLLSGEGGGVSGRCGERIQQCWQFEHPRRDLILDYQGLPYTNSHNTRSATLTFHIPHASPCHGFAGYFEAHLYGNVGLSIHPDTAARVSPEMFSWFPLFFPLKQPLYLPSGAELEVNIWRLADTRARKVWYEWSAEAYLPVTSQAATHLGTPRLRAPATPGLSSDASPTQDAPYSPREVAASSAPDPGRVKIGQTTLHNAGGVHYWVGL is encoded by the exons ATGCCGCTGCGGCTTCCCATCGCAGTCGTCCCGAGGGACATCCCTAAACTCCCAACCAAGCCCCACCCGGCGCCTTCGCCGCTCCAGGCCGCCATCGGCGAAGTTATCAGCGAGACCGACTACGATGTCGTGTGTCTCCCGCTCGCCAACGAccgctggcgcgagcgcTGGGACAGGCTGTGTCTCCGCcctgtcgacgaggaggaggatgcgATGCTCGACGCCTACAGCTCGGCAGACTCGCAAGCCGCGACCGAGCGATCCCAGGCGCGCGCTgacgtcgaccgcgaggccgacctctGGCGACGCGAACCCAgcctccgccgcgacgagtgCAACATTACGCGTTTGGAAGAATCGCAGGCGGTCATCGCCCTCGCGTCGGACTGGCTCGAACTCGACGCGCCAGATGAGGGCATTCGCTTCGATTCCGAGCTC GGCCTCCGTGCGGAGATGGCACAAGCGCTCTACCTCTCGCTGCCCGTGCTCGTCATCCCTGCGCCTAATCTCGCGAACCGCGCTTTCCTGCCCTCGTACGCTCGCGCGATTAGCAACATCCTCCAGATGGGCGGCCAGAGCGCGTACACGCAGATTTCTATCCGCATCCCAGTGTCCGACCCGCTTGAGATTATCGGCCAGGGCCCGGCGGGTGCCAGCAACGGCGAGCCAAGGACGCACCACCGACGCGTGTCGTCCCTCAGCAGCCGCCCAAGCTCCatgcaccagcagcagctcaaTGCTCTCGGCCCGCTCTCGGCTGGTGGCCAGCCTTCGGGAGGCTAcagcaacggcggcagccgTAACGTCAGTGGCGCGAGCGCCCAAACCTCGGGAACCCACGCATCTGGAGTCAGCTCCAAGAGCATGACGCACAGCGCGATCCAGGGCGACCCCAGCAGTACATGGGAAATGTGGGACTGCATTCGTGCCATGTGTGGCTACAACCCGCGGTTGACCATCA CGCTCGACCTGAGCAACCCTCTGCCCCCGTCCGTCGGGGCGTTATCTCGCTGGACGTCCGAGCCAGTCAAGCACATCTGGCTTCCTGCAACCGCATTCATCCCGAATGCCAAGGGATTCCCTGTGCTCTCCAAGGCGTGCCAAGCGTTTATCCGCGGAATGACCAAGCAGGCCCCAACCTTCATCCTCTCCGAGTGCGAGAAGGTGAGGCATCCGTCTGGTGGAGCGGCCGCGTACCCCCAGTACGTTCGCCACATTACTTCGCAACCAACCACGTCGGGTGCCAACATTTCGCCACAAGGACCAGAGGAGGTGGCGAATGGCTATGGCGACTTCCTCCAGGCACCACTGCAGCCCCTCATGGACGACTTGGGCTCGGCTACCTACGATGTGTTTGAGCGCGACCCTGTCAAGTACAGGCAATACGAGGAGGCCATCTACCTGGCCATCGTGgagaaggctgccgagggcaacgacgacctggTGATCGTTATTGCGGGCGCAGGACGCGGACCTCTAGTAGCGTGCACGCTACGAGCTCTGGCCCGGGCtcagctcgaggcgcgggTATACGCCGTCGAGAAGAACCCCAGCGCATTTACGACtctcgaggagcgcaaggcgctcgagtGGGGACACCACGTCGAGATTGTGTTCGGCGACATGCGCACCCTCCCAGTGACCGACCTGGCCGACATTCTCGTCTCGGAGCTGCTCGGCAGCTTTGGCGACAACGAACTGAGCCCAGAGTGTATCGACGGCGGCATGAGGTTCCTGAAGG CGGACGGCGTGTCCATCCCCACGTCATACACAGCCCACATTGCGCCCATCTCCAGCTCCAAGCTCCACCACGACGTGACGCAGCCGTCGCGCGCTGCGGGAGCCGCCGAGACACCCTACGTCGTCATGATGCAGCAGGTCAACCTGCTGTCcggagaaggaggcggcgtgtcgggccGGTGCGGCGAGCGCATCCAGCAGTGCTGGCAGTTTGAGCACCCCCGGCGCGACCTGATACTCGACTACCAAGGGCTGCCGTACACCAACAGCCACAACacacgctcggcgacgctcACCTTCCACATCCCGCACGCGTCCCCATGCCACGGCTTTGCGGGGTACTTTGAGGCGCACCTGTACGGCAATGTCGGACTCTCAATCCAccccgacacggcggcgcgcgtctcGCCAGAAATGTTCAGCTGGTTCCCCCTCTTCTTCCCGCTCAAGCAGCCCCTGTACCTCCCCTCtggggccgagctcgaggtcaaCATCTGGCGCCTGGCCGACACGCGCGCCCGCAAAGTATGGTACGAGTGGAGCGCGGAAGCCTACCTCCCCGTCACGAGCCAGGCGGCGACAcacctcggcacgccgcgcctccGCGCGCCTGCGACCCCTGGCCTGTCCTCGGACGCGAGCCCGACGCAGGACGCGCCGTACTCGCCCCGTGAGGTggccgcgtcgtccgccCCAGACCCGGGCCGTGTCAAGATCGGCCAGACGACCCTCCACAacgctggcggcgtgcaCTACTGGGTCGGCCTGTAA